A DNA window from Linepithema humile isolate Giens D197 chromosome 6, Lhum_UNIL_v1.0, whole genome shotgun sequence contains the following coding sequences:
- the Cen gene encoding cerebellar degeneration-related protein 2 isoform X2: MSLLSSSIGGVRFHADDDADHNMLQDLQLAAELGKTLLERNKELENIIKLNQATVEEQAQEIEYMKKQTAALKEVNNTRLKVYEQLEVSVQDLERANHHLVIENTSDKKLIKSQSVTIENLEIRCEELQKKIDELTENLRQRAASPFKSNAQQQSAKKCGDWESLDTQGGSEKQRAAPNSPKCSQETTDPTTANDEEMTKLLRQLQDARSQRAREQKKVSELSQQLTTLLQENSTLEEQLTELRNKAQDVKSLQDEISTLEEVRRGQLCGRCLRGIDTRTHDEFSIMLDHEEYDDISMAESLASESQRDVEPAIQDTGDKNEGGADETDSANPYRVLVEKYQALLEVQRHCQPRRKDGVPPACMSLQEELEMSGEFNNFYPAASETEVAVVQESAKTVSRTKPEIAGKKPFSATPTDFSEAETSSSGFSDETSNKATQTDDRSGSFLCSIADGEDCKFSIYDDNSPFESRFRKTPEYRQLFSEIFSVLKRAAEAKDEGEKLPLLDDSAASQATRETSFQDDRQSEATDDNQSVMSSMVSSVVSEPVFRMQPASPPKDGRQADGKSGGVTANGQHDGKDGSCRMDYVSLNLRVRKKSAAKKNSVKKVHCNDRSCTPDVIPTTNPKFVPPKSNGGGRRRFKPFNPAEHEHPAAWNGQHNNACPNRSRDNIKRQHAFTRPTEQQQQQQQQNNYEYRDYKPSTASEEVARLKRLELSYAEVLRTPNNKLRSNNHHHHHHNHHHRRS, encoded by the exons ATGAGCCTGCTGTCCTCCTCCATCGGCGGCGTCCGCTTCCACGCGGACGACGACGCCGACCACAACATGCTTCAGG ATCTTCAGTTGGCGGCGGAACTGGGCAAAACTCTATTGGAACGGAATAAAGAGCTGGAGAATATTATCAAGCTGAATCAAGCTACAGTGGAAGAACAGGCACAAGAGATCGAG TACATGAAAAAGCAGACGGCCGCCTTGAAGGAAGTGAACAACACGCGGTTGAAAGTCTACGAACAATTGGAAGTCAGCGTGCAAGATCTGGAACGTGCGAATCATCACCTGGTAATCGAGAACACGAGCGATAAGAAGCTGATCAAGAG CCAATCCGTGACCATTGAAAATCTGGAAATAAGATGCGAGGAACTCCAGAAGAAGATCGACGAGCTGACCGAGAACCTGCGCCAGCGAGCCGCGAGCCCCTTTAAAAGCAACGCGCAACAACAGAGTGCGAAGAAGTGCGGCGATTGGGAATCTTTGGACACGCAAGGTGGCAGCGAGAAACAG AGAGCTGCCCCGAACTCGCCGAAGTGCTCCCAAGAGACAACCGATCCGACCACGGCGAACGACGAGGAGATGACGAAACTGCTGAGGCAGTTGCAGGACGCTCGCAGTCAGAGGGCTCGGGAGCAGAAGAAGGTGTCGGAGCTCAGTCAGCAGCTGACCACCCTGCTGCAGGAGAACAGCACGCTGGAGGAACAATTAACCGAACTGCGCAACAAGGCGCAGGACGTGAAGAGTCTACAGGATGAAATCAGCACTCTGGAGGAAGTCAG ACGCGGCCAGTTATGCGGGCGTTGTTTACGCGGCATAGACACGAGAACGCACGACGAATTCTCCATCATGTTGGATCATGAAGAGTACGACGACATAAGCATGGCCGAGTCGTTGGCCAGTGAGAGTCAGCGTGACGTCGAACCAGCGATACAG GACACAGGCGACAAGAACGAAGGCGGCGCCGACGAAACGGATAGCGCGAATCCATATCGAGTCCTGGTGGAGAAGTATCAGGCTCTGCTGGAGGTGCAGAGGCACTGTCAGCCCCGTCGCAAGGACGGCGTCCCGCCGGCGTGCATGTCGTTGCAAGAGGAGCTGGAGATGTCCGGGGAGTTTAACAATTTCTATCCCGCCGCTTCGGAGACCGAGGTCGCCGTCGTCCAGGAGTCGGCGAAGACCGTCTCGCGCACGAAGCCCGAGATCGCCGGCAAGAAACCGTTCTCGGCCACCCCGACGGACTTCTCCGAGGCCGAGACGTCGTCGTCGGGCTTCTCGGACGAGACGAGCAACAAAGCGACGCAGACGGACGACAGATCGGGCTCGTTCCTGTGCTCGATCGCCGACGGCGAGGACTGCAAGTTCAGCATCTACGACGACAACAGTCCGTTCGAGAGCAGGTTCCGCAAAACGCCCGAGTATCGGCAGCTCTTCAGCGAGATTTTCAGCGTGCTGAAACGGGCGGCCGAGGCGAAGGACGAGGGCGAGAAGCTGCCGTTGCTGGACGATTCCGCCGCGTCTCAGGCGACCCGCGAAACGTCCTTCCAGGACGATCGGCAGAGCGAGGCGACGGACGACAATCAGAGCGTCATGTCCTCCATGGTGTCGTCGGTGGTCTCGGAACCAGTATTCAGAATGCAACCCGCCAGCCCGCCCAAAGACGGCCGGCAAGCCGACGGCAAGTCCGGCGGCGTCACCGCGAACGGCCAGCACGACGGTAAGGACGGCAGCTGCCGAATGGATTACGTGTCCCTCAACTTGCGTGTGCGCAAGAAGTCCGCGGCGAAGAAGAACTCGGTGAAGAAGGTGCACTGCAACGACCGCTCGTGCACGCCGGACGTCATCCCGACGACAAATCCGAAATTCGTGCCGCCCAAATCCAACGGCGGCGGCCGAAGAAGATTCAAGCCGTTCAATCCAGCCGAGCACGAGCATCCCGCGGCGTGGAACGGTCAGCACAACAACGCTTGTCCGAACCGGTCGCGGGACAACATCAAGAGGCAGCACGCGTTCACGCGCCCGAccgagcagcagcagcagcagcagcagcaaaaCAATTATGAATACAGGGATTACAAGCCTAGCACCGCGTCGGAAGAAGTGGCGCGATTGAAACGGCTGGAGCTGTCCTACGCGGAGGTTCTTCGCACACCGAACAACAAGCTCAGATCCAAcaatcatcatcatcatcatcataatCATCATCATCGTAGAAGCTAA
- the Cen gene encoding cerebellar degeneration-related protein 2-like isoform X4, with translation MSAVEDLQLAAELGKTLLERNKELENIIKLNQATVEEQAQEIEYMKKQTAALKEVNNTRLKVYEQLEVSVQDLERANHHLVIENTSDKKLIKSQSVTIENLEIRCEELQKKIDELTENLRQRAASPFKSNAQQQSAKKCGDWESLDTQGGSEKQRAAPNSPKCSQETTDPTTANDEEMTKLLRQLQDARSQRAREQKKVSELSQQLTTLLQENSTLEEQLTELRNKAQDVKSLQDEISTLEEVRRGQLCGRCLRGIDTRTHDEFSIMLDHEEYDDISMAESLASESQRDVEPAIQDTGDKNEGGADETDSANPYRVLVEKYQALLEVQRHCQPRRKDGVPPACMSLQEELEMSGEFNNFYPAASETEVAVVQESAKTVSRTKPEIAGKKPFSATPTDFSEAETSSSGFSDETSNKATQTDDRSGSFLCSIADGEDCKFSIYDDNSPFESRFRKTPEYRQLFSEIFSVLKRAAEAKDEGEKLPLLDDSAASQATRETSFQDDRQSEATDDNQSVMSSMVSSVVSEPVFRMQPASPPKDGRQADGKSGGVTANGQHDGKDGSCRMDYVSLNLRVRKKSAAKKNSVKKVHCNDRSCTPDVIPTTNPKFVPPKSNGGGRRRFKPFNPAEHEHPAAWNGQHNNACPNRSRDNIKRQHAFTRPTEQQQQQQQQNNYEYRDYKPSTASEEVARLKRLELSYAEVLRTPNNKLRSNNHHHHHHNHHHRRS, from the exons ATGTCGGCTGTTGAAG ATCTTCAGTTGGCGGCGGAACTGGGCAAAACTCTATTGGAACGGAATAAAGAGCTGGAGAATATTATCAAGCTGAATCAAGCTACAGTGGAAGAACAGGCACAAGAGATCGAG TACATGAAAAAGCAGACGGCCGCCTTGAAGGAAGTGAACAACACGCGGTTGAAAGTCTACGAACAATTGGAAGTCAGCGTGCAAGATCTGGAACGTGCGAATCATCACCTGGTAATCGAGAACACGAGCGATAAGAAGCTGATCAAGAG CCAATCCGTGACCATTGAAAATCTGGAAATAAGATGCGAGGAACTCCAGAAGAAGATCGACGAGCTGACCGAGAACCTGCGCCAGCGAGCCGCGAGCCCCTTTAAAAGCAACGCGCAACAACAGAGTGCGAAGAAGTGCGGCGATTGGGAATCTTTGGACACGCAAGGTGGCAGCGAGAAACAG AGAGCTGCCCCGAACTCGCCGAAGTGCTCCCAAGAGACAACCGATCCGACCACGGCGAACGACGAGGAGATGACGAAACTGCTGAGGCAGTTGCAGGACGCTCGCAGTCAGAGGGCTCGGGAGCAGAAGAAGGTGTCGGAGCTCAGTCAGCAGCTGACCACCCTGCTGCAGGAGAACAGCACGCTGGAGGAACAATTAACCGAACTGCGCAACAAGGCGCAGGACGTGAAGAGTCTACAGGATGAAATCAGCACTCTGGAGGAAGTCAG ACGCGGCCAGTTATGCGGGCGTTGTTTACGCGGCATAGACACGAGAACGCACGACGAATTCTCCATCATGTTGGATCATGAAGAGTACGACGACATAAGCATGGCCGAGTCGTTGGCCAGTGAGAGTCAGCGTGACGTCGAACCAGCGATACAG GACACAGGCGACAAGAACGAAGGCGGCGCCGACGAAACGGATAGCGCGAATCCATATCGAGTCCTGGTGGAGAAGTATCAGGCTCTGCTGGAGGTGCAGAGGCACTGTCAGCCCCGTCGCAAGGACGGCGTCCCGCCGGCGTGCATGTCGTTGCAAGAGGAGCTGGAGATGTCCGGGGAGTTTAACAATTTCTATCCCGCCGCTTCGGAGACCGAGGTCGCCGTCGTCCAGGAGTCGGCGAAGACCGTCTCGCGCACGAAGCCCGAGATCGCCGGCAAGAAACCGTTCTCGGCCACCCCGACGGACTTCTCCGAGGCCGAGACGTCGTCGTCGGGCTTCTCGGACGAGACGAGCAACAAAGCGACGCAGACGGACGACAGATCGGGCTCGTTCCTGTGCTCGATCGCCGACGGCGAGGACTGCAAGTTCAGCATCTACGACGACAACAGTCCGTTCGAGAGCAGGTTCCGCAAAACGCCCGAGTATCGGCAGCTCTTCAGCGAGATTTTCAGCGTGCTGAAACGGGCGGCCGAGGCGAAGGACGAGGGCGAGAAGCTGCCGTTGCTGGACGATTCCGCCGCGTCTCAGGCGACCCGCGAAACGTCCTTCCAGGACGATCGGCAGAGCGAGGCGACGGACGACAATCAGAGCGTCATGTCCTCCATGGTGTCGTCGGTGGTCTCGGAACCAGTATTCAGAATGCAACCCGCCAGCCCGCCCAAAGACGGCCGGCAAGCCGACGGCAAGTCCGGCGGCGTCACCGCGAACGGCCAGCACGACGGTAAGGACGGCAGCTGCCGAATGGATTACGTGTCCCTCAACTTGCGTGTGCGCAAGAAGTCCGCGGCGAAGAAGAACTCGGTGAAGAAGGTGCACTGCAACGACCGCTCGTGCACGCCGGACGTCATCCCGACGACAAATCCGAAATTCGTGCCGCCCAAATCCAACGGCGGCGGCCGAAGAAGATTCAAGCCGTTCAATCCAGCCGAGCACGAGCATCCCGCGGCGTGGAACGGTCAGCACAACAACGCTTGTCCGAACCGGTCGCGGGACAACATCAAGAGGCAGCACGCGTTCACGCGCCCGAccgagcagcagcagcagcagcagcagcaaaaCAATTATGAATACAGGGATTACAAGCCTAGCACCGCGTCGGAAGAAGTGGCGCGATTGAAACGGCTGGAGCTGTCCTACGCGGAGGTTCTTCGCACACCGAACAACAAGCTCAGATCCAAcaatcatcatcatcatcatcataatCATCATCATCGTAGAAGCTAA
- the Cen gene encoding cerebellar degeneration-related protein 2-like isoform X1, whose translation MVGTHDVWALAGLSAIRRRPAASARRSCASERTTTTTTTTTGAAARPTSQRSMSEQSVDVVWDPQTQTMNSLEGWDYSIELAYLKNLKGSSPENNLQLAAELGKTLLERNKELENIIKLNQATVEEQAQEIEYMKKQTAALKEVNNTRLKVYEQLEVSVQDLERANHHLVIENTSDKKLIKSQSVTIENLEIRCEELQKKIDELTENLRQRAASPFKSNAQQQSAKKCGDWESLDTQGGSEKQRAAPNSPKCSQETTDPTTANDEEMTKLLRQLQDARSQRAREQKKVSELSQQLTTLLQENSTLEEQLTELRNKAQDVKSLQDEISTLEEVRRGQLCGRCLRGIDTRTHDEFSIMLDHEEYDDISMAESLASESQRDVEPAIQDTGDKNEGGADETDSANPYRVLVEKYQALLEVQRHCQPRRKDGVPPACMSLQEELEMSGEFNNFYPAASETEVAVVQESAKTVSRTKPEIAGKKPFSATPTDFSEAETSSSGFSDETSNKATQTDDRSGSFLCSIADGEDCKFSIYDDNSPFESRFRKTPEYRQLFSEIFSVLKRAAEAKDEGEKLPLLDDSAASQATRETSFQDDRQSEATDDNQSVMSSMVSSVVSEPVFRMQPASPPKDGRQADGKSGGVTANGQHDGKDGSCRMDYVSLNLRVRKKSAAKKNSVKKVHCNDRSCTPDVIPTTNPKFVPPKSNGGGRRRFKPFNPAEHEHPAAWNGQHNNACPNRSRDNIKRQHAFTRPTEQQQQQQQQNNYEYRDYKPSTASEEVARLKRLELSYAEVLRTPNNKLRSNNHHHHHHNHHHRRS comes from the exons ATGGTAGGCACACACGACGTTTGGGCACTGGCTGGCTTATCCGCGATCCGCAGAAGACCGGCTGCCTCCGCGCGAAGGAGTTGCGCGTCTGaaaggacgacgacgacgacgacgacgacgacgggcgCCGCGGCAAGGCCCACCTCGCAGCGAAGCATGAGCGAGCAGAGCGTGGACGTGGTCTGGGATCCGCAGACACAGACGATGAACTCTTTAGAGGGCTGGGATTACTCCATCGAGCTCGCGTACCTTAAGAACCTTAAGGGATCCTCTCCCGAGAATA ATCTTCAGTTGGCGGCGGAACTGGGCAAAACTCTATTGGAACGGAATAAAGAGCTGGAGAATATTATCAAGCTGAATCAAGCTACAGTGGAAGAACAGGCACAAGAGATCGAG TACATGAAAAAGCAGACGGCCGCCTTGAAGGAAGTGAACAACACGCGGTTGAAAGTCTACGAACAATTGGAAGTCAGCGTGCAAGATCTGGAACGTGCGAATCATCACCTGGTAATCGAGAACACGAGCGATAAGAAGCTGATCAAGAG CCAATCCGTGACCATTGAAAATCTGGAAATAAGATGCGAGGAACTCCAGAAGAAGATCGACGAGCTGACCGAGAACCTGCGCCAGCGAGCCGCGAGCCCCTTTAAAAGCAACGCGCAACAACAGAGTGCGAAGAAGTGCGGCGATTGGGAATCTTTGGACACGCAAGGTGGCAGCGAGAAACAG AGAGCTGCCCCGAACTCGCCGAAGTGCTCCCAAGAGACAACCGATCCGACCACGGCGAACGACGAGGAGATGACGAAACTGCTGAGGCAGTTGCAGGACGCTCGCAGTCAGAGGGCTCGGGAGCAGAAGAAGGTGTCGGAGCTCAGTCAGCAGCTGACCACCCTGCTGCAGGAGAACAGCACGCTGGAGGAACAATTAACCGAACTGCGCAACAAGGCGCAGGACGTGAAGAGTCTACAGGATGAAATCAGCACTCTGGAGGAAGTCAG ACGCGGCCAGTTATGCGGGCGTTGTTTACGCGGCATAGACACGAGAACGCACGACGAATTCTCCATCATGTTGGATCATGAAGAGTACGACGACATAAGCATGGCCGAGTCGTTGGCCAGTGAGAGTCAGCGTGACGTCGAACCAGCGATACAG GACACAGGCGACAAGAACGAAGGCGGCGCCGACGAAACGGATAGCGCGAATCCATATCGAGTCCTGGTGGAGAAGTATCAGGCTCTGCTGGAGGTGCAGAGGCACTGTCAGCCCCGTCGCAAGGACGGCGTCCCGCCGGCGTGCATGTCGTTGCAAGAGGAGCTGGAGATGTCCGGGGAGTTTAACAATTTCTATCCCGCCGCTTCGGAGACCGAGGTCGCCGTCGTCCAGGAGTCGGCGAAGACCGTCTCGCGCACGAAGCCCGAGATCGCCGGCAAGAAACCGTTCTCGGCCACCCCGACGGACTTCTCCGAGGCCGAGACGTCGTCGTCGGGCTTCTCGGACGAGACGAGCAACAAAGCGACGCAGACGGACGACAGATCGGGCTCGTTCCTGTGCTCGATCGCCGACGGCGAGGACTGCAAGTTCAGCATCTACGACGACAACAGTCCGTTCGAGAGCAGGTTCCGCAAAACGCCCGAGTATCGGCAGCTCTTCAGCGAGATTTTCAGCGTGCTGAAACGGGCGGCCGAGGCGAAGGACGAGGGCGAGAAGCTGCCGTTGCTGGACGATTCCGCCGCGTCTCAGGCGACCCGCGAAACGTCCTTCCAGGACGATCGGCAGAGCGAGGCGACGGACGACAATCAGAGCGTCATGTCCTCCATGGTGTCGTCGGTGGTCTCGGAACCAGTATTCAGAATGCAACCCGCCAGCCCGCCCAAAGACGGCCGGCAAGCCGACGGCAAGTCCGGCGGCGTCACCGCGAACGGCCAGCACGACGGTAAGGACGGCAGCTGCCGAATGGATTACGTGTCCCTCAACTTGCGTGTGCGCAAGAAGTCCGCGGCGAAGAAGAACTCGGTGAAGAAGGTGCACTGCAACGACCGCTCGTGCACGCCGGACGTCATCCCGACGACAAATCCGAAATTCGTGCCGCCCAAATCCAACGGCGGCGGCCGAAGAAGATTCAAGCCGTTCAATCCAGCCGAGCACGAGCATCCCGCGGCGTGGAACGGTCAGCACAACAACGCTTGTCCGAACCGGTCGCGGGACAACATCAAGAGGCAGCACGCGTTCACGCGCCCGAccgagcagcagcagcagcagcagcagcaaaaCAATTATGAATACAGGGATTACAAGCCTAGCACCGCGTCGGAAGAAGTGGCGCGATTGAAACGGCTGGAGCTGTCCTACGCGGAGGTTCTTCGCACACCGAACAACAAGCTCAGATCCAAcaatcatcatcatcatcatcataatCATCATCATCGTAGAAGCTAA
- the Cen gene encoding cerebellar degeneration-related protein 2-like isoform X3 — protein MATSRDLEDDWSTLCHDANSWTKNDLQLAAELGKTLLERNKELENIIKLNQATVEEQAQEIEYMKKQTAALKEVNNTRLKVYEQLEVSVQDLERANHHLVIENTSDKKLIKSQSVTIENLEIRCEELQKKIDELTENLRQRAASPFKSNAQQQSAKKCGDWESLDTQGGSEKQRAAPNSPKCSQETTDPTTANDEEMTKLLRQLQDARSQRAREQKKVSELSQQLTTLLQENSTLEEQLTELRNKAQDVKSLQDEISTLEEVRRGQLCGRCLRGIDTRTHDEFSIMLDHEEYDDISMAESLASESQRDVEPAIQDTGDKNEGGADETDSANPYRVLVEKYQALLEVQRHCQPRRKDGVPPACMSLQEELEMSGEFNNFYPAASETEVAVVQESAKTVSRTKPEIAGKKPFSATPTDFSEAETSSSGFSDETSNKATQTDDRSGSFLCSIADGEDCKFSIYDDNSPFESRFRKTPEYRQLFSEIFSVLKRAAEAKDEGEKLPLLDDSAASQATRETSFQDDRQSEATDDNQSVMSSMVSSVVSEPVFRMQPASPPKDGRQADGKSGGVTANGQHDGKDGSCRMDYVSLNLRVRKKSAAKKNSVKKVHCNDRSCTPDVIPTTNPKFVPPKSNGGGRRRFKPFNPAEHEHPAAWNGQHNNACPNRSRDNIKRQHAFTRPTEQQQQQQQQNNYEYRDYKPSTASEEVARLKRLELSYAEVLRTPNNKLRSNNHHHHHHNHHHRRS, from the exons ATCTTCAGTTGGCGGCGGAACTGGGCAAAACTCTATTGGAACGGAATAAAGAGCTGGAGAATATTATCAAGCTGAATCAAGCTACAGTGGAAGAACAGGCACAAGAGATCGAG TACATGAAAAAGCAGACGGCCGCCTTGAAGGAAGTGAACAACACGCGGTTGAAAGTCTACGAACAATTGGAAGTCAGCGTGCAAGATCTGGAACGTGCGAATCATCACCTGGTAATCGAGAACACGAGCGATAAGAAGCTGATCAAGAG CCAATCCGTGACCATTGAAAATCTGGAAATAAGATGCGAGGAACTCCAGAAGAAGATCGACGAGCTGACCGAGAACCTGCGCCAGCGAGCCGCGAGCCCCTTTAAAAGCAACGCGCAACAACAGAGTGCGAAGAAGTGCGGCGATTGGGAATCTTTGGACACGCAAGGTGGCAGCGAGAAACAG AGAGCTGCCCCGAACTCGCCGAAGTGCTCCCAAGAGACAACCGATCCGACCACGGCGAACGACGAGGAGATGACGAAACTGCTGAGGCAGTTGCAGGACGCTCGCAGTCAGAGGGCTCGGGAGCAGAAGAAGGTGTCGGAGCTCAGTCAGCAGCTGACCACCCTGCTGCAGGAGAACAGCACGCTGGAGGAACAATTAACCGAACTGCGCAACAAGGCGCAGGACGTGAAGAGTCTACAGGATGAAATCAGCACTCTGGAGGAAGTCAG ACGCGGCCAGTTATGCGGGCGTTGTTTACGCGGCATAGACACGAGAACGCACGACGAATTCTCCATCATGTTGGATCATGAAGAGTACGACGACATAAGCATGGCCGAGTCGTTGGCCAGTGAGAGTCAGCGTGACGTCGAACCAGCGATACAG GACACAGGCGACAAGAACGAAGGCGGCGCCGACGAAACGGATAGCGCGAATCCATATCGAGTCCTGGTGGAGAAGTATCAGGCTCTGCTGGAGGTGCAGAGGCACTGTCAGCCCCGTCGCAAGGACGGCGTCCCGCCGGCGTGCATGTCGTTGCAAGAGGAGCTGGAGATGTCCGGGGAGTTTAACAATTTCTATCCCGCCGCTTCGGAGACCGAGGTCGCCGTCGTCCAGGAGTCGGCGAAGACCGTCTCGCGCACGAAGCCCGAGATCGCCGGCAAGAAACCGTTCTCGGCCACCCCGACGGACTTCTCCGAGGCCGAGACGTCGTCGTCGGGCTTCTCGGACGAGACGAGCAACAAAGCGACGCAGACGGACGACAGATCGGGCTCGTTCCTGTGCTCGATCGCCGACGGCGAGGACTGCAAGTTCAGCATCTACGACGACAACAGTCCGTTCGAGAGCAGGTTCCGCAAAACGCCCGAGTATCGGCAGCTCTTCAGCGAGATTTTCAGCGTGCTGAAACGGGCGGCCGAGGCGAAGGACGAGGGCGAGAAGCTGCCGTTGCTGGACGATTCCGCCGCGTCTCAGGCGACCCGCGAAACGTCCTTCCAGGACGATCGGCAGAGCGAGGCGACGGACGACAATCAGAGCGTCATGTCCTCCATGGTGTCGTCGGTGGTCTCGGAACCAGTATTCAGAATGCAACCCGCCAGCCCGCCCAAAGACGGCCGGCAAGCCGACGGCAAGTCCGGCGGCGTCACCGCGAACGGCCAGCACGACGGTAAGGACGGCAGCTGCCGAATGGATTACGTGTCCCTCAACTTGCGTGTGCGCAAGAAGTCCGCGGCGAAGAAGAACTCGGTGAAGAAGGTGCACTGCAACGACCGCTCGTGCACGCCGGACGTCATCCCGACGACAAATCCGAAATTCGTGCCGCCCAAATCCAACGGCGGCGGCCGAAGAAGATTCAAGCCGTTCAATCCAGCCGAGCACGAGCATCCCGCGGCGTGGAACGGTCAGCACAACAACGCTTGTCCGAACCGGTCGCGGGACAACATCAAGAGGCAGCACGCGTTCACGCGCCCGAccgagcagcagcagcagcagcagcagcaaaaCAATTATGAATACAGGGATTACAAGCCTAGCACCGCGTCGGAAGAAGTGGCGCGATTGAAACGGCTGGAGCTGTCCTACGCGGAGGTTCTTCGCACACCGAACAACAAGCTCAGATCCAAcaatcatcatcatcatcatcataatCATCATCATCGTAGAAGCTAA